A genomic window from Dechloromonas sp. A34 includes:
- a CDS encoding CC/Se motif family (seleno)protein → MLTLSEDALALIAERQQPIFIDVPETIEGCCLEITTCPAVRFGTPRTIDRHALTRIQGADIFVPHCFPRTQNLLIRAKKFLGRKYLSIDGWRLV, encoded by the coding sequence ATGCTTACCCTCTCCGAGGACGCCCTGGCACTCATTGCCGAGCGCCAGCAGCCGATTTTTATCGATGTTCCGGAAACCATCGAAGGCTGTTGCCTGGAAATCACCACCTGCCCGGCTGTCCGTTTTGGCACGCCGCGCACGATCGACCGCCATGCGCTGACGCGGATTCAGGGCGCCGATATTTTTGTGCCGCATTGCTTCCCGCGCACGCAGAATCTGCTGATCCGCGCCAAGAAATTCCTCGGCCGGAAGTATCTGTCTATCGACGGCTGGCGGCTGGTCTGA
- the btsR gene encoding two-component system response regulator BtsR, with translation MNVLIIDDELPAREEIARLLGQEPDIQILGQCTNAIEGISAINRLTPEVIFLDIQMPRISGLEMLSMLDPEKMPRVVFLTAFNEYALQAFDQNAFDYLLKPIDPARLEVTLKRLRRDRTPSPALFNAAAPLKQIPCPGHHRVLLIKIDDIEYATSKASGVYVTIANGSEHFTELTLRTLEEKTPFLRCHRQYLVNPEQIKEISFLEAGTVEIITRNNHRIPVSRRLLGELKEKLGLP, from the coding sequence ATGAATGTTCTGATCATCGACGACGAGTTGCCGGCGCGCGAGGAAATCGCCCGCTTGCTGGGCCAGGAGCCCGACATCCAGATCCTCGGCCAGTGCACCAACGCCATCGAGGGCATTTCCGCGATCAACCGGCTGACCCCCGAGGTCATCTTCCTCGACATCCAGATGCCGCGCATCAGCGGCCTGGAAATGCTCAGCATGCTCGACCCGGAAAAAATGCCGCGCGTCGTGTTCCTGACCGCCTTCAACGAGTACGCGCTGCAGGCTTTCGATCAGAATGCCTTCGACTACCTGCTGAAGCCGATCGATCCAGCCCGGCTGGAGGTCACGCTCAAGCGCCTGCGCCGTGACCGCACGCCCAGTCCGGCGCTATTCAATGCCGCGGCACCGCTCAAGCAGATCCCCTGCCCCGGCCACCACCGGGTGCTGTTGATCAAGATCGACGACATCGAGTACGCCACCTCGAAAGCCAGCGGGGTCTATGTCACCATCGCCAATGGCAGCGAGCATTTCACGGAACTGACGCTGCGCACCCTGGAAGAAAAAACCCCTTTCCTGCGCTGCCACCGCCAGTACCTGGTCAACCCCGAGCAAATCAAGGAAATCAGCTTTCTCGAAGCCGGCACGGTCGAAATCATTACCCGCAACAACCACCGTATCCCGGTTAGCCGGCGCCTGCTCGGCGAGCTCAAGGAAAAGCTCGGCCTGCCCTGA